The Hyla sarda isolate aHylSar1 chromosome 2, aHylSar1.hap1, whole genome shotgun sequence genome includes the window CTTTAAGTGGAATCCACATGGAATATGTGGCAGTCTATGGAGATGGCAGCGTGGTCCTATCGCTAACTGATTCAGCTGGCAGGGCGGAATTTTTCCAGACAGATTCTGTAGTTTGAGCCTAGCCTTATGGAGGTGTTGTATATTTAAGGCTCTGCTTATTCAGGTTTGTCACAAATTAAAGCAGAATTGTAAAAAGCATAGATGGTCACAATATAGCCACAGCCAAAACCAAACAGTAAAAAAAGATTTGGCATATTTTCAATGCAGCACAACAATCCTTTAATCTGGGTTCTCACCTGACTGAGCAGTTGTCCGTGAAATATTGTGTTTACTACCTTCAGCACCTGTTTGGTAAGCTTCCTCTGGGAAATGGGAATAAGTATTCTGTGCTTGCTGCCTTCAGACTCCAGTTCCTGTTGCACTTTGTCCAGCAGCTCACACAGGAATTCCTGGGCATCTTGTTGATCATACCCTCTGAAAGCTGGAATTAGACTCCACACCGAATGCAACATGGCAAAGGGCGAAACCAGCGCCCACTTCCCGGACCACATTACACGGAAAAGCGTGTGCAGTTCATGGCAAAGGGACAGTTGTTTGGTGCTAGGTTCCTTGGCTTGAATTAGCTCCAGGCTTTTTTTAATGTTGGATCCCCCACCATTTAACCCAAGGCCCCCAGATGGGTACCCTGAACCAATGTTACCCGTACAGGGCTTGCCATTGGTGCCTTTATTAGTCAACAGTTCTTCTTTCTCACAGGGATCCAGGGTGAGGAAGCATTCCCTGAACTTCTGCAGGTGGCTCAGCACTTGCAGTATAGAGTTCATATAACAGGTGTTTCCAAGGTTGCGAAGCCCTGTCACTCCTGGAGTCACAGTGGGCTTTATAGAGTACAGCTGGTTAAAGCGTCTTTGAGCTTCCTTCCTTGAAGCAGAACTGCTGGTTGTCATGTCCCTGAATTTACGAGGAATAAGGCTATCCCTGTGCGTATATGACAGTAGACGGGCACTTTTCCTGGGGGGAGTGTTTGCAAGTTCCTCTAGAAGACGCCGTTTTACTTCTTGTCTCCTTAACCtagccttttctttttttttctcaagttCTGCTTGTTGTTTTCTTTCTTCCAATTTTAGCTGTCCCCTAGAAGATTTTTCAAACCAAAGTCGTAGTGCTTTTGCCAGCAAAGTTTGGCGTCTATGACGTAAAGCTGTAAGCACCATTGGCTGCCCCTGTGATGATCGATGGCACGCAGACCGTTCACTTGCTGTGGTTTGTGACCTTAAGCTTCTTCGACTTGATGCTTCCTGCTTTTGACTCCTTACAGCAGAGAGTGCACTTCTCAGTAGCTTTAAGTCACCCTCTGGGTTATCGTTTAACACATAGTCCTGGCACAAGTAGCAGAAGACATACAGCTCATGCACCTCCATAACCAAGGGGTGTCTGCTTTCCTGAAAGTGGCGCAAGGCATGCTCTTCAATATAACGCCCACAAGCCACATGTGAACACTTAAGACATGCCCATACAGATTCACTTGTATCACAGTCCACACAGCGCCATTTCTGTGGATTTAGTATGGAGTGGTCTTGTGCCAAGCGTAGACGTCCAACGTGTTTACATCGATCCATGTCTCACAAGAAGATCCTATTGAGCAATCTATTTAATAAagaacaatataacatttattcaatagccttttatatatatatttttaagttaCATCTTATTGATTTTCAAGGCTAATTACAAACATCACAAGTAGTACACACTTAAAACAAAGTCGAAAGTAGAGTTGTGGTAAAGAGTAGTGGATAGAGAACCAAAAATACTGTTAAGAATTTAGAATTTTATGTAATGTGTGACtagaaattttaaaggggttattccagccatagacatcttacaagggatcgaccgatatcgtttttttagggccgataccgataatcggtggaggtttgggcagatagccgataacttataccgatatttcggaataagttatcggctatttatccccccctcgacaccgctgcaggtcattgatttaaagcgggcgctttaaatcaatgcactgcagtggcttttgcggtgccataggccgccgccaccacccgcttctctccccctacctgtcagggtggtccgggccatccatccttccgtcctgtagtgtccggcgacattccgggtggagggtgaaccggtccgggctgtccttctccgggggtcatcttctcctctccgggcaggctccggcctagtacgctgcatagacgccgctgcgcagagacgcccgtgcgcagcgacgcacctgacgtcacagcgtagcggcgtctatacagcgtactaggccggagcctgcccggagtggagaagaggacccccggagaaggacagctcgTACCGGttcacccggaatggcgccggacactacaggacggaaggatggatggcccggaccactcccattacgggtaagttttctttttttattgactcagagggtgggggaggggcccgaccgatatagcggtatgggcaaaaatccataccggtataccaaaggatagggaatgagatgtatgatcgcgggggtcctgctcaTCGACAATCTGCACACGTCTGCAGCTCTGAGCCTTAATATAGGGTTGGGAGATTCTTtaaatcccttaaccccttaaggaccaggccaatttttgcatttttgttttttcctcctcgccttctaaaaataatttaactcttttatattttcatccagacaattacgagggcttgttttttgcgtgaccagttgtcctctgCAATGACatgactcattttaccataaaatgtatggcgaaaaaaaaagataaaaaatgatgaaaaatgatatgttttctttattctgctggtcaatacgattaaaatgatacccctcattacacacttttctattattgtactgctttaaaaaaaatctcaaactttttaaccaaattagtacgtttaaaatccctctattttgatgatctaacactttttcatttttccatataagcagtggtaggagggctcatttttttttgcgccgtgatccgtattttttttattttgataccACAAttgcttatataaaaaaaattaaataaaaaaaataaatgtaattatttttttttttttaatgaaatgtgacaaataaaaaaaaaaatttggacttATAatctttacgccattcaccatacgtgataaataacatatttttatagttcaaacatttaagcacatttttttatttaatttttttttttttttttttttttttttacacactttatATCCCCATatagggactatttattgcaatcacttgattgcagaTATGGAACAGTGCTATGCAAagggcatagcagtgatcagtattattagtgatcatctgctctggtctgctcgatcttagaccaaagcagaagaccccaggagatggctgGAAgctggtgaggggacctccgtccaccattatgaAGGATCGGATCCTCCATAGTGATTTAAAAAAGTGAAGCagtcacacccccctcccatagacttgcattgagggggcgggtgtgagtcacgaggggcagggcatgacatcacgtcacgACCCCTGAAGCCCaaaccagcgttcggaactaaatgttccgaacgctagggAGGAGAGTACATGTTTAACACAAGATAAGGTTGTAGTCACACGTAAGCAGTGTCCATTTGCAATACGAATCAAAAAATGTGCAACACAAGTCAAAATATAGCTATCTATAGAGTTACACTGAGCCAAAAGGAGACCAAGAGTGTCTACATGGCAAGTGTGTGGGGGCCAAAATAAAACAGTATACCAGGCAAGCCTAaagctcacttaaaggggttatccaggaaaaaaaaaaagttttatacatcaactggctccagaaagttaaacagattagtaaattactgtatttttcggcgtataacacgcacttttttaggcaaaaattttttgcctaaagtctatgtgcgtgttatacgccgatacacccccaggaaaggcagggggagaggccgtcgctgcccgcttctctccccctgcctttcctggggtctagagcgctgccgtcggctcttctctccccctggctatcggcgccgatagccagggggagagaagagccggcagcagcgctctagaccccaggaaaggcagggggagagaatcgggcagcgactgcctctctccccctgcctttcctgggggtgtatctgggtatacacgcgcaccctcattttaccatggatatttgggtaaaaaacttttttttacccaaatatccttggtaaaatgagggtgcgtgttataggctggtgcgtggtataccccgataaatacggtacttctattaaaaaatcttaatcctttcagtacttatgagcttctgaatttaacattttttaatagaagtcatttacaaatctctaactttctggagccagttgatatattaaaaaaaaaagttttttcctggataacccctttaacagtgtagCTATATAGTGGCATATGTTGCAGGCATCCATCAGGAAACCCTCCTGGTATAATTCTGAGGTACACTTctaaagtgtgtggggggaaagaCAAACCAAGTAAACACATCCATATTGATCCAATTAATTTTAGATACCTGTTCATTTCGCCGGAAAGTCCTGGCAATCCTTGAATTTCTCCCATGTCAGGACATGTAGTGCTTCGGTGATGCTGGGGGAAAATCTAGAGGAACAGACACAACATCAATGttgggaaataaataaataagcatatAAAATGTCCAGTAGTCAAGTTAACACAGATAAGGTACAGCTAAGCTCTAGCTTGGAGCAGCATTTTCTGTATGTTCAGTTAATATAAAGCCACACTTCCTTGTAATACTACTTTTCTTGCATCCCTCCCCAATTGTATTTTGCTCTGCCATATAATATAAACCAGCAACAATCAAGCTGAACATTTCAGCTCCGCACTGCAATTATTCATCAAGCCTCCTCATCAATGGCTTTTTCCTGCTGCTTTCTAAGCTTCAACCAACTAGGTTTGGCTCTTGCATAACACCACAAATCACACGCGCCCTTAACTTTTCTAAAAGTACATGCTTATTTAAATCATCTCCAAGAATAACAAAGGAATAAACATGATATATACACATTGTACATGCGCcgcctcatagatggcaatgcatttccaagaagaatatgcaaaaacattgaacaagtTTGTACAtttaacagagcagcagaatcccatttaaaatcaatgggactctgctgctgcggaatattAATGCGGATATCCGCACGTACATttttctgtgtgaacatagcataaAGGGGGCTAGTTTCTTGATACACtgtcccaataaaaaataaaaataatttttttttaatcctttatgGGAATATAGTTTGTCAGACCATTTAGAGCAGGGGTcttcaaactacggcccgccggccacatgctgccaactaaatgtgtgtgtgtgtggggggggggggggggactacaacctaatgtgagggatctatactgccaacctaatgtggggggaactatgctgcctacctaatgtggggttgggggggggggggagactgtgctgcgtacttattagtggactaccccttttaagttatataaaagtgtgcataggaatttgttcatattttttaacaatagtccagccctccaacggtctgagggagtgaactggccccctgtttaaaaagttggaGGACCCACGATTTAGAGGGTCAGTCAGATGGGCATGAGCATAATTTTAATACAACGggagatgggtgggattatacagtaggGGGTCACAACCCATTACAATAAAAATTCTCACCCATCTGACTCCTTCCCTTAATTGTCAGAAACTATAAGCCCTACCGCAGTAAGGGAAAAGTATATCAACAAATTGTAAAAGGGTGTTTTATCAAAAGGACCCCAAGTtatgtaatgtattttttttccaataaaataaactgaataagcccctccaccaataaaaaaaaaaaaatttttttaatcatttaaaaaaataatactaattattatatatatatatatatatatatatatatatatatatatatatatatatatatatatatatatatatattaggtttTAATTGCCAATTTTTTACATCACATCCAAGTGTGTGATCCAAAAGGGAATAAAACTAAAGCACAATCTACTTATCTCATGACAATAAACTTTTctgggccaatttttgtttttgcctcTGCGCCCAATAATAA containing:
- the USP49 gene encoding ubiquitin carboxyl-terminal hydrolase 49: MDRCKHVGRLRLAQDHSILNPQKWRCVDCDTSESVWACLKCSHVACGRYIEEHALRHFQESRHPLVMEVHELYVFCYLCQDYVLNDNPEGDLKLLRSALSAVRSQKQEASSRRSLRSQTTASERSACHRSSQGQPMVLTALRHRRQTLLAKALRLWFEKSSRGQLKLEERKQQAELEKKKEKARLRRQEVKRRLLEELANTPPRKSARLLSYTHRDSLIPRKFRDMTTSSSASRKEAQRRFNQLYSIKPTVTPGVTGLRNLGNTCYMNSILQVLSHLQKFRECFLTLDPCEKEELLTNKGTNGKPCTGNIGSGYPSGGLGLNGGGSNIKKSLELIQAKEPSTKQLSLCHELHTLFRVMWSGKWALVSPFAMLHSVWSLIPAFRGYDQQDAQEFLCELLDKVQQELESEGSKHRILIPISQRKLTKQVLKVVNTIFHGQLLSQVTCLTCSYKSDTVEPFWDLSLEFPERYHSLEKGITPVTTTECRLTEMLAKFTETEALEGKIYACDQCNRRRRKSSPKPLVLSEAKKQLMIFRLPQVLRLHLKRFRWSGRNHREKIGVHVFFDQVLNMEPYCRGSLSPSDPGTYLYDLSAVVMHHGKGFGSGHYTAYCYNTEGEFWVHCNDSKLNMCSVEEVCRTQAYILFYTQRSNPQNGVQNSNTQSDPGIPDILLSPQAPSSPQEHGRRITIP